In the Fibrobacter sp. genome, one interval contains:
- a CDS encoding IS3 family transposase has product ELRKYIEYYNNDRIKLRLNGMSPVQYRTHNAVLS; this is encoded by the coding sequence GAACTGAGAAAATATATTGAATACTACAACAATGACCGGATAAAACTGCGCCTAAACGGAATGAGTCCTGTACAATACCGGACTCATAACGCTGTTTTATCCTAA
- the ilvC gene encoding ketol-acid reductoisomerase, producing the protein MNYFNSIPMRRQLEEIGHCRFMEHSEFSRGVEALKGKKIVFVGCGAQGLHQGLDLRDSGLDVSYTLRKEAIEQKRQSWKNATENGFKVGTYEEMIPDADLVCNLTPDKQHHNVIPAIMKLMKKGAALSYSHGFNIVEEGQEIRKDITVIMVAPKGPGSEVRSEYVRGFGMPCLIAVHPENDPEGKGWDYAKAYAAGLHADRPGVLESSFVAEVKSDLMGEQTILCGMLQTGTILCYDKMVKEFGVEPAYAVKLLQYGWETISEALKHGGITNMMDRLSNPAKIRATELAEKMKKIMKPLYQEHQDNIISGKFSSTMMVDWEAGDKDLLKWRAETGELEFEKVEATDKAISEQEYFDRGVLMTAMIKAGVELAFETMCSVGIKPMSAYYESLHETPLIANLIARKKLYEMNRVISDTAEYGCYLFANKCVPLLADFMKNEVKKEDIGAIFGEGKTTAVDNEELIKVNKNIRQHPVEEVGAWLRDRMSGMTRVV; encoded by the coding sequence ATGAATTATTTCAATTCTATCCCTATGCGTCGCCAACTCGAAGAAATTGGCCACTGCCGTTTCATGGAACATTCTGAATTCAGCCGTGGTGTTGAAGCCCTCAAGGGCAAGAAGATCGTGTTCGTCGGTTGCGGTGCTCAGGGTTTGCACCAGGGTCTTGACCTGCGCGACAGCGGCCTCGACGTTTCTTACACGCTCCGTAAGGAAGCTATCGAACAGAAGCGCCAGTCCTGGAAGAACGCCACCGAAAACGGCTTCAAGGTCGGTACCTACGAAGAAATGATTCCGGATGCAGACCTCGTTTGCAACCTCACACCGGATAAGCAGCACCACAACGTGATCCCGGCTATCATGAAGCTCATGAAGAAGGGCGCCGCCCTCTCTTACAGCCACGGCTTCAACATCGTCGAAGAAGGCCAGGAAATCCGTAAGGACATCACCGTAATCATGGTGGCCCCGAAGGGTCCGGGTTCCGAAGTCCGTAGCGAATACGTTCGCGGTTTCGGTATGCCCTGCCTCATCGCCGTGCACCCGGAAAACGACCCCGAAGGTAAGGGTTGGGACTACGCCAAGGCTTACGCCGCTGGTCTCCATGCCGACCGTCCGGGCGTTCTCGAAAGCTCTTTCGTTGCCGAAGTGAAGTCTGACCTTATGGGCGAACAGACCATCCTCTGCGGTATGCTCCAGACCGGCACCATCCTTTGCTACGACAAGATGGTCAAGGAATTCGGCGTTGAACCGGCTTACGCAGTCAAGCTGCTCCAGTACGGTTGGGAAACCATTTCCGAAGCCCTCAAGCACGGTGGCATCACCAACATGATGGACCGTCTCTCCAACCCGGCCAAGATCCGCGCTACGGAACTCGCCGAGAAGATGAAGAAGATCATGAAGCCGCTCTACCAGGAACACCAGGACAACATCATCTCTGGCAAGTTCTCCAGCACCATGATGGTCGACTGGGAAGCCGGCGACAAGGACCTCCTCAAGTGGCGTGCCGAAACGGGCGAGCTCGAATTCGAAAAGGTCGAAGCTACCGACAAGGCTATTTCCGAACAGGAATACTTCGACCGCGGCGTTCTCATGACCGCCATGATCAAGGCCGGTGTGGAACTCGCTTTCGAAACCATGTGCTCCGTGGGCATCAAGCCGATGAGCGCCTACTACGAATCTCTCCACGAGACTCCGCTCATTGCCAACCTCATCGCTCGTAAGAAGCTGTACGAAATGAACCGCGTGATTAGCGATACCGCTGAATACGGTTGCTACCTGTTCGCCAACAAGTGCGTGCCTCTCCTCGCTGACTTCATGAAGAACGAAGTGAAGAAGGAAGACATCGGCGCTATCTTCGGTGAAGGCAAGACCACCGCCGTCGATAACGAAGAACTCATCAAGGTGAACAAGAACATCCGTCAGCATCCGGTTGAAGAGGTCGGTGCTTGGCTGCGTGACCGCATGTCCGGCATGACCCGCGTCGTGTAA